The region TGGAAGGGGAACAGCGACAACTGCGATTGGAGCTTAAACTGCTGGCGGAAGTAGGTATTATCGGCCTACCTAATGCGGGAAAATCAACGTTAATTGCGGCTCTATCAGCGGCAAGACCCAAAATTGCCGACTATCCTTTTACTACCCTGGTGCCCAACCTAGGAGTGGTAAGGAAACCCACCGGGGACGGTACTGTATTCGCCGATATTCCGGGGTTGATTGAAGGTGCGGCGGCAGGCATTGGTTTGGGGCACGAATTTCTGCGCCACATTGAACGGACCCGTTTACTCCTCCATGTGTTGGATGTGACCGCTGGGGATCCGATCGCCAATTTTCGGGTGATTCAGCAGGAGTTAGAAGCCTATGGCCGGGGATTAATGGAAAAACCCCAAATCATTGCCCTGAACAAAATTGATGCGCTGGACGAGGAAATGATCAGGGAAATTGAGGCGGAATTACAACGGTTCAGTGACGCTCCCTGTTTGCAGATTTCGGCGGCCACCCGCTGGGGCTTGGATAACTTGATGCAACTGGTGTGGCAATGGCTCGATGAAATGGCCGCAGCGGACGCAGAAGCCCAAAGGTTGCTGGAGTTGGAATTGCAGGCCCAGGCGGCAATGAATAACCCTTTCAACTCTGACGTACCCATTGACGGGGCCACTTACTCAAGCTAAAAGGGAAAGAAAGGTAAAGAATTGTAAACCTAGTTAATTATCCGAGAAAATCCCATGAGTGAAGAACTACAACCAAACCAAACCCCTGTGCAGGAAGACCCTAAATTCGGCTTCAATAACTACGCGGAAAAGCTGAATGGCCGGGCCGCCATGGTGGGATTTCTGCTCATTTTGGTGATTGAATATTTCACTAACCAGGGAGTATTGACCTGGTTGGGACTACGGTAATAGGTTGGCGCAATTGGCCCATATCTATGGCCAGCAGAGTCGATAGGAAGATTAAATCGGATTATTACCCTTGTTCACCACTCAAAAGTTAAAAATTAGCTAAAAATTGTCCTTCATCCCCCGGAGCTTGCCAAATACCCGAGCTGGCTCCGTCAGACCCACCTGAGCTTGAATAACGGGATTGTCCCACCGCAGAAAAGGATTGGTGCGTTTTTCTGTGCCTAACCAAGATGGGATGGTGGCCTGGCCTCGTTGGCGATCGCCTTGTACTGTCTGGAATCGTTCCTGGAGGTCCCTGTTATCGGGGTCAACGGTGAGGGCAAATTTGAGGTTACCTAGGGTGTATTCGTGGGCGCACCACAGCCGGGTTTGATCCGGTAATTGCCGCAATTTACTGATGGATTGCACCATCTGGGCGGGAGTGCCTTCAAATAAACGGCCACAGCCCCCGGCAAAAATGGTATCGCCGCAAAATAAATCCCCTGTAGTTTCCCCAGGCCCTGGAGCAAAGTAATAGGCAATGTGGCCCCTGGTGTGGCCGGGGACAAAATAGATGGTTGCTTCCCTACCGCCAAAACTCAGGCGATCGCCATCTTGGAGAAAAATTGTTTGGCCGGGGATGCGTCCCTCGTCTTCTGCTCCCCCGTAAATTTTCAAATTGGGATATTGGGCTAGGAGTTCTCGGTTGGCCCCCACATGGTCCCAGTGGTGATGGGTGTTATAAATAGCTACTAAATCAGCCCCTAATTTTTGTAGGCAGTCCAATACAGGTTTAGCCACCGCCGGATCCACCACTGCGGTCTGATTCCCCTGGCGATCGTGGAGCAAAAAAATATAGTTATCTGCCAGGACGGGTAAGCGACGAATATCCATATAGCTTAGGGTTCGGGGACTGAATGGTTATGTCCATCCTAACCGTGCCAAGGCTGATCAAAATTAGACTTCCCAAGCCACCACTGCACCCTTGAGGCTATGGCCCCACCAAGGACTGTTATAGGCAGAAGTTTGCAAAGCCCCCCTCTGTAAAGTCCAAGCTAGACCGGGATCAAACAAAATTCGCGGCGGATTAAGCTTGGGTAGGCCCAAGCATTGCCGAGGATTCGTGCTCAGGGCACGCCACAGTTCAGTGGCAGTTACCAGACCCTTTTCCACTAACCCTTGCCACAAACAGGGCAAAACCAATTCGTAGCCGATCGCCCCGGGGGGAGCTTCCGCAAAGGTTTGGGTTTTTTCTTCGTAGGTAAAGGCGTGATGATCCACCGCAATAGCATCAATGACACCGTTTTTAATCCCCTCAATGAGAGCTAAACGATCGCCTTCGTTACCCAGGGGGGGGTCAAAGCGCAAATTGGGATCGTAGTGGGGCGTATGGGGCGGTAAACCATGGGCGATCGCCCCGTTGCTGAGCAGGAGATGGTGCCAGTTGACGCTAGCGGTGCAATTTAACCCCTGACTTTTAGCTTGGGCAATTAGTTCGACTCCCCGGGCGGTGGAAATACGCATCAGATGCACGGGGGTCAAATAATGGGGTAATAATTCCAACAAACTGGCGATCGCCGCCGCTTCGGACATTACCGGATCCGGTGGCAGGCCCAACTGGATCGCCAACGGCCCTTCCCGCATCACCCCATTACCCCGCAGGGAACTGTTGAGGGGAACCAAAGCTAAAGGTTTGCCGGCCATAGCCCCATATTCCAAAGCCCGCTGTAGTAACCGCCAATCTTGAATTGCGCCCCCATCGCTAAAACCAATTACCCCTGCTTGGTCTAGCTCTCCCCATTCCGTTAACTGCTTGCCCTGGTTGCCGTGGGTGACGCTCCCCCACCAGTGGCATTGAACTGTGGCCGCATCTTCCCCCTGCTCCCGCGGGTGGGCATTTACCCCTGCCATCTGATTTAACCGTTGCTCCAACCATTGCAAAGTTTGGGGCCGATCCAACGGGGGATCGGTGTTAGGCAAAATGGCTATGTCCCCAAAGCCGCCGGCGATCGCCGTTTGCAGTAATTGGCCGAGGGTTTCCCGGTCTTCGTGGCCAGGCTCACCGCTGTAGCTGTACAGATCCGCCAAGCTGGGGGCCAAGAGCAAATTGTCTCCGGGAACCACCACCGCATCCGTTGGTATCGGGTGAGAATCATCCTCCACGGCCACAATGGCATTGCCCTGTACCATCACCGTCACCCGTATTTCCTTGCCCTGTATGGGATCTAGGCAACGAACCTGGGGTCGACATTGCGTTTCCATTTAACCTTTTAACCTCGGGGGAACGACGGCACAAAAATCCCCCTAAAATCCTAGCAAAGTTGGGCAACCTTTCCGGATCCTGGGGGTTAACTGTACTTTTGGGTTAGGTCAATCACGGCTTAGTCTTCAAAGGCAATCTCCACCCCTTTTTCTGTTTGACCATGTTCAACAATATCGAGCCCCACTTTTTCCTGGGACGGTTTTACCCGCAACATGCCCCAAAGGTCCAGGAGGTAGAAAAGGAAAAACATGGTGATGAAGGCCCAAAAGGGAATCACCAAGGAGCCAACGATTTGGGCACTGAGTTTATGTTCAATGTTGGTGCTGAAAATGCCCACGGCAATCCCCCCCCAAATGCCACATAAACCGTGCACAGGCCAAGCGCCCACCCCGTCGTCAATGCGTAGACGATCCAACAGCTTCGTGCCCAGCACCGACAAAATGCCTGCCACCGCCCCAATGGCGATCGCCGACCAGTTACTAACGGCGTCACAACCGGCAGTAATACCCACCAAGCCGCCCAAAATACCATTGAGGGTCACCAGCAAGTTGGCTTTATGTTTAGCTTCCGTAATCCAGTCGAAGGCTAGGGCCGCTAATCCACCAGCGGCGGCGGAAAGGGTAGTGTTCACTGCAATTAACATGGTGGTATTGGTGTTTAGAGCCCCCACAAAGGCCAATTGGCTGCCGGGGTTAAAGCCATACCAGCCCACCCAGAGAATAAACACCCCCAGGGAACTGGAAGTAATCCCCTGATAACCTAGACTGTTAATTTTGTTACCCTCAAAACGCCCAATGCGTGGCCCCATCACCACCACAGCGGCCAGGGCAGCAAATCCCCCCACCGCATGCACCAGAATCGAACCGGCAAAATCATGGAATCCCAATTGGTCAAGCCAGCCTCCACCCCACTTCCAGTAACCACTGATGGGATAGACCAACCCAGTAATGACAGCGGAGTAAATTAGGTAGGCTTTGAAATACATCCTCCCCATGACCGCCCCGGAGACAATAGTGGCCGCCGTGGCCGCAAAGGCCGCTTGGAACAACCAATCCACCTGGGGACTAAGGCCTTCCACGTTATTTGGGGTGTTGGCAATGCCAAAGCCACTCCAGCCAAAAAAGCCTCCCAATACTGGAGTTTCGCCGTACATGACGCTGTAGCCAAAGAGGAAGTAAAGTAATACCCCCACACAAACATCAAAAGTGTTCTTAAAGAGCACATTAACTGTATTTTTGTGGGAAGACAGTCCCGCTTCCAACATAGCAAAGCCAGCCTGCATGAACAGTACTAAAACCGCTGCGGCCAGTAAGAATAAATTATTAATTGCATAGGTAACTTCTGCAATGGAAATGGTTTCTGTTTGGGCCTGGGCCACCCCGACAAATAAAAATGCCAGCATAGCGCCCAGGGCATAACGGGCAAGGGGAAAAATTTTGGGTTTCATTGCCTGGACTAAATCAACTCCCTGGAAAAAGTGAGATTTTTCCTAAGATTGCATCTTGGGAGGGACTGAATTGTTCACCACCAACTTTTGTCACTGTTTGTCCACAATTTATAAAATTGGGACAAGTAGTACGCAGATGATATTTGGGTTCCATTCTAGTGAGTAGGGGAAGTACACGCTACACTGGGAAGGAGGGGAATTACTCCTCTTCTGCAAAGCTTGCATTGGCAGGAACGCTCTATGGGACCAGCTTCCCTCCTGGTGGTAGATGACGATCCCGATAATTTTGATGTTATCGATGCCCTCCTAGCGGATCGGGGTTATGAGCTTAACTACGCCGACAGTGGCCAACAGGCCATTGACAGCCTGGATACCTTTCAGCCAGACCTCTTGTTGATTGATGTCATGATGCCCGGTCTGAGTGGCATTGAGGTTTGCCGAGCGATCCGTGCTTCGACTCGGTGGCGCACCCTGCCAATTATTATGGTTACGGCCCTGGACAGTAAACTCAGTTTGGCCAATTGTTTGGCGGCGGGGGCCGATGATTTTATTTCCAAGCCTTTGAACGGTTTAGAATTGCAAGCCCGCATCCAGGCCATGTTGCGCCTGAAGCGCCAGTACGATGCCCTAGAGAATTTACTGCAACAACGGGAATCGATGGTGCACATGATTGTCCACGATTTGCGTAACCCCCTCACCAATTTAATTTTGGGGATACAAATTTTGCAGAGGGGTCATTATGATCCTCCCTTGCCCACGGAAAGACTCGATCGCCTGCTCCATGCCGGGCAACAAATCCAGCATTTAGTGGACGATATGTTGGTGGTGTCCAAGCAGGAACATGGCAAGATTCGTTTGGACTATCAAGAAGTCGACCTGTTGGCATTAATGGGGACTGTGCTGGATGATTACGAGGCGATCGCCAGCCAAAAACAATTAACCCTGGTGCGGGCATGGGAAGATAGACCCCTGGTTGCTAGAATAGACTCCCCCATTTTCCAGCGCATCATCAGCAATTTGCTCAGCAATGCAATTAAGTTTTCTCCCACGGGCGGCAAAGTAGAGGTGGTAATTGCAACGGGGGAAAAAGACAGAATCACCATCTGCTTCATTGACCAAGGGCCAGGCATTAAGGATGAACTGAAACTAAAAATTTTTGAGCCCTACGAAGTGGGTACCATCATGCCCAACATTGCCCAAATTGGCTTGGGTCTGGCATTCTGTAAGATGATGAGCGAAGCCCATGGCGGTGCCATCACAGTGCAAGATAATCAGCCCAAGGGAGCCGTTCTTTCCCTGACATTGCCCCCGCATCCCCCGGTTCCAAGCGGTTGGGTTCCCCACGGCCAATGGGAGGAATTAGCGGTCGATACTAGGAAAGAAAGGAGCCACAGGATTGCCAAGGTCAACCCTGACCAAGGACCGGTAGGCTTAGAGTAGATTCACAATTCGACAAACACTAGCAACCATGCCAGCGGAGGGCAGATTTTATTATGTTTAAGCATTGCCTCATTTGTACGGATTTTTCTGATGGACTGCAGCGACTAGCGGGCTTTGTGGAAGAACTTTCCCTCTGTGGCATCAGTAAGCTCATTTTTCTCCACACCGTTTCTGTCTGGGAAGATGAACACTTAGCCAACGTGGACGAGGGAAAACTCCAAGAAGCGAAAGTTTATCTGGAATCCTTGGTCGCCAATGTTCCCGCAGGAGTGGAGGTGAAGGTGGAAGTGTCCTCAGTGCGCTACCTTGACCTGGTTAACAAGTTGGTGAAGGAAGAAGCCATCGACATAATTATCAACGGGATGCCGGTACGGAGTGATCTCGAATCGAAGCTTTTCGGTAGCCATACCCTTTCTTTGGCTAAGTCAACGGAAGTGCCGGTAATGATTTTGCGCCCCCAATTAATTACCACCTACACCGTGGAAGAGATGGCCCTACGTTGCCAACACCTGTGGCGTAATTTATTGGTGCCCTACGATGCCAGTTCTGCCGGTAATTATCTGGTGGAAAGGTTAAAAGCTTCTTTAGAAAAGGGGCCCTCCGGTAAAGTACAGTCCTGTTATTTTCTTTCTATTTTGGAAGATGGTATCCGTCGCCCCGAGCTGATGGAAAGTCGTCGTCAGGAAGCTGAGGAAAAGTTGGCCACAATCAAACAAGAATTTAGCTCCCTGGTGCCGGATATTGTCACCGAAGTGCGCCAAGGTAATCCCATTCAAGAAATTCTCAATGCCGCTTTCGTCAATGATATTACGGCGATCGCCGTGGCCAGTCGTCGCGCTAGTTTATTGGATTGGACTATCCCCAGCTTGACGGACAACATTTTGAACCGCAGTTGGTTCCCCCTCCTGTTTTTCTCCCCTAAAAGTTAACAATAATTAGGAAAAAACAAGGTCAAGCTGGCTAAATTTTCCTACACATAAATATGAAAAAAATCCCCACCTTTGCAAAACGGAAGTGGGGTTATTGCTTGTGGGAAAACTAGGAGCTTAAATTACAGTTGCTCCATTCAGGTCCACACCGAAAATGTTGGCCTGGGCGATCGCCTCGGGGGATCCGGCGGCGAAAACATTGGAAGAAAGCCAATTCCAATCGGAACTAGAGTTCCAAACACCAATTTGGTTGGTGTCGAGGTTTTGCCAAAGCACTTGATTAACCCCCTCTACGGTTTCCGCTGCTAGGGCCTGCCAGTTGCCCAGGTCATTGTCAAAAGCTTCTCCTAGGTATTTGAGGGGGGTTGTTAAGCCATCACCGGTTTGGGCGTAGTAATTACCAAAGATGCCTTCTAGAAGACTAACATTGCCCTTGGTTTCTACATTGGTCAGGCGATCGCCAAGGAGTAGATCATTATTGAGATCAATCTGGAAAGTAACCTCCGCTTCCAGGGTATTGAAAGAATCAGTAGCCCAGGTTTCGGAAGAAATCCAGTTCCAGTTGGCATCAGCATTCCACAGCCCAAATTGATTACTGTCAGGGTTTTGCCAGAGCACTTGATTGATTCCTGCCACGGTTTCCGCTTCCAGGATTTGCCAATTACCAAAAGTGTCGGCTCCCAAGGGCTGGTCTTCATACTTCAGGCTCACTTCCATGCCATTGGGCAGTTCAACCAAGAAGAAGCCATCTTGTGCCACAGCCTTAATGTCATTGTTGGATGGATTCAGCGCATCGATAACAGTATCAACCCGGAAAGCCAGGTTTTGAATCCGGGTATCAAATACCGGGGTGGTATCCGTTTGATTAAAGGCAGTTGCGGGAGTATTGAAGTTGGCCGCCAAATATTCCGCCAGGGCATCCTGTTCAGAACCATTGGGGGCAAAGGTGGCAAACCCTGTACGGGGAGCGTCTTCGGGGAGATTCAAATCAACCCGATTGGCACTATCTCCGGTGGGGAAAGGATAGCCATCACCCCCTCCGGCCAGGAATCCCAGGGTGACCATGCGGAAGCTACGGCTAGGATCACCTATTAAGTCACCGTCTTTAACTAACACGTCTATGTCTTTGCCGGTTTCATCTTCGATCGCCAGGGAAAGAATCCGATTGCCGGGGGCACGGTCGAGGTCAAAGCTGAAGGCAATACCACTAACTTGGGGAAAACGACCCTGTTGGTTAGTGCCGTCACTGGCCGCAATACCATGCTCTAGCAGGGCTAATAATTCAGCGGCAGTAACGGTGATCAAGCTCAAGCCATTGTTAAAGCTCAGAGCGTTGGCAATGTCCGTTTCGGAAATGCCACCTTCAGGTTTAATCACATTACCATTGGCATCAGTCACCGCTTCATTGGGCAGTCGCTCGGGCATCCCAGTTCCCCCGGCGGGGATCACAACCCGACCAATGTCATCCCGAATGCCGCCGCCATTTTTAAGGGAAATGAGAGCAGTGGGATCCGTTTGTTTGGCGATCGCCAGGTTGGCATCGGCGGTTAGGTTACCCAGATTGGTTTCCTGTTGGCGAACTGCCGGGCGTAACCCTTCGAGGTAAACATCACTCAAACCAAAGACATTACTTTCTTTGGCAACAATCACTTCCCGTAATTGATCCACAATGGCTTGGATTTCCTGATCCACCAGGCCCGCCGCATTCAGATCTGCCACTCCCTGAGGATCGGTGGCATAGGCTCCACTGATTAAGGGGTCATAGCTTTCGGGAATAATTACCCCCTCGGCATCAAAGTCAATCACGAGGCGGCCGACATATTTGTAATTGCCGTCAGTATTAACCACTGCCACGGGGTTACCATCTGCACCAGTTTTGATAATGGGGTAAATTCCTTGGGCCGTATCCCCTGCCCGCAGGCGATCGTTTTCATCCACCAAGCGGGCATTGGAACCACCGGCTACAATAATGTCCACATGGCTGAGGCGGGAAGCCAATTCCTGCTCAATGCTGATTTGTTGCATATGGGCTAACAGCACCACCTTATTCAGCCCCGGATTGGCCAACAATAAGGCATCCACATCCGCTTGGATAATGGCGGCGAGGGCATCCAACTCTTCCGCAGTGGGAGTGCCACCAAAGGGACTGGGCAAAATCCCCACATCGCCGGGGCTAGCAATTGTTCTCAGGGTTGGGGTGGTGGCCCCCACAATGCCAATTTTTTCTCCATTGACGGTGATAACGGTGCTAGCGGCAATTTTGCCAGGGATGGTGCTGGATTCCTGGCCATCCGCTGTGAGCAAAGGGCTTAGGTTCCCATCGGTGGTGAAATCGAGGTTTCCACTGAGGTAGGGAAAGTTGGCCCCGGGGAAATTATCTGCCGGATCCCCTCCAATCAAATCGGCTATCAACGCTGTGCCCAGGTCAAATTCGTGGTTGCCAAAGGCGATCGCCTGGAAGCCCAACTCGTTTTGAATCAAAATATCCGCCCGACCTGCGCCGCCAAACACATCCTGGGAAGCACCAAAGAAA is a window of Synechocystis sp. PCC 7338 DNA encoding:
- the obgE gene encoding GTPase ObgE, with product MQFIDQAEIEVQGGKGGDGMVSFRREKYVPAGGPSGGNGGWGGSVIFEADANLQTLLDFRYARIFKADDGKRGGSSNCTGANGKDVVVQVPCGTMVYDLDGECLLGDLVSPGQRLCVAAGGKGGLGNQHFLSNRNRAPEYALPGLEGEQRQLRLELKLLAEVGIIGLPNAGKSTLIAALSAARPKIADYPFTTLVPNLGVVRKPTGDGTVFADIPGLIEGAAAGIGLGHEFLRHIERTRLLLHVLDVTAGDPIANFRVIQQELEAYGRGLMEKPQIIALNKIDALDEEMIREIEAELQRFSDAPCLQISAATRWGLDNLMQLVWQWLDEMAAADAEAQRLLELELQAQAAMNNPFNSDVPIDGATYSS
- a CDS encoding chlorophyll a/b-binding protein, whose amino-acid sequence is MSEELQPNQTPVQEDPKFGFNNYAEKLNGRAAMVGFLLILVIEYFTNQGVLTWLGLR
- the gloB gene encoding hydroxyacylglutathione hydrolase translates to MDIRRLPVLADNYIFLLHDRQGNQTAVVDPAVAKPVLDCLQKLGADLVAIYNTHHHWDHVGANRELLAQYPNLKIYGGAEDEGRIPGQTIFLQDGDRLSFGGREATIYFVPGHTRGHIAYYFAPGPGETTGDLFCGDTIFAGGCGRLFEGTPAQMVQSISKLRQLPDQTRLWCAHEYTLGNLKFALTVDPDNRDLQERFQTVQGDRQRGQATIPSWLGTEKRTNPFLRWDNPVIQAQVGLTEPARVFGKLRGMKDNF
- a CDS encoding dihydroorotase; this encodes METQCRPQVRCLDPIQGKEIRVTVMVQGNAIVAVEDDSHPIPTDAVVVPGDNLLLAPSLADLYSYSGEPGHEDRETLGQLLQTAIAGGFGDIAILPNTDPPLDRPQTLQWLEQRLNQMAGVNAHPREQGEDAATVQCHWWGSVTHGNQGKQLTEWGELDQAGVIGFSDGGAIQDWRLLQRALEYGAMAGKPLALVPLNSSLRGNGVMREGPLAIQLGLPPDPVMSEAAAIASLLELLPHYLTPVHLMRISTARGVELIAQAKSQGLNCTASVNWHHLLLSNGAIAHGLPPHTPHYDPNLRFDPPLGNEGDRLALIEGIKNGVIDAIAVDHHAFTYEEKTQTFAEAPPGAIGYELVLPCLWQGLVEKGLVTATELWRALSTNPRQCLGLPKLNPPRILFDPGLAWTLQRGALQTSAYNSPWWGHSLKGAVVAWEV
- a CDS encoding ammonium transporter is translated as MKPKIFPLARYALGAMLAFLFVGVAQAQTETISIAEVTYAINNLFLLAAAVLVLFMQAGFAMLEAGLSSHKNTVNVLFKNTFDVCVGVLLYFLFGYSVMYGETPVLGGFFGWSGFGIANTPNNVEGLSPQVDWLFQAAFAATAATIVSGAVMGRMYFKAYLIYSAVITGLVYPISGYWKWGGGWLDQLGFHDFAGSILVHAVGGFAALAAVVVMGPRIGRFEGNKINSLGYQGITSSSLGVFILWVGWYGFNPGSQLAFVGALNTNTTMLIAVNTTLSAAAGGLAALAFDWITEAKHKANLLVTLNGILGGLVGITAGCDAVSNWSAIAIGAVAGILSVLGTKLLDRLRIDDGVGAWPVHGLCGIWGGIAVGIFSTNIEHKLSAQIVGSLVIPFWAFITMFFLFYLLDLWGMLRVKPSQEKVGLDIVEHGQTEKGVEIAFED
- a CDS encoding hybrid sensor histidine kinase/response regulator, which produces MGPASLLVVDDDPDNFDVIDALLADRGYELNYADSGQQAIDSLDTFQPDLLLIDVMMPGLSGIEVCRAIRASTRWRTLPIIMVTALDSKLSLANCLAAGADDFISKPLNGLELQARIQAMLRLKRQYDALENLLQQRESMVHMIVHDLRNPLTNLILGIQILQRGHYDPPLPTERLDRLLHAGQQIQHLVDDMLVVSKQEHGKIRLDYQEVDLLALMGTVLDDYEAIASQKQLTLVRAWEDRPLVARIDSPIFQRIISNLLSNAIKFSPTGGKVEVVIATGEKDRITICFIDQGPGIKDELKLKIFEPYEVGTIMPNIAQIGLGLAFCKMMSEAHGGAITVQDNQPKGAVLSLTLPPHPPVPSGWVPHGQWEELAVDTRKERSHRIAKVNPDQGPVGLE
- a CDS encoding universal stress protein, with the translated sequence MFKHCLICTDFSDGLQRLAGFVEELSLCGISKLIFLHTVSVWEDEHLANVDEGKLQEAKVYLESLVANVPAGVEVKVEVSSVRYLDLVNKLVKEEAIDIIINGMPVRSDLESKLFGSHTLSLAKSTEVPVMILRPQLITTYTVEEMALRCQHLWRNLLVPYDASSAGNYLVERLKASLEKGPSGKVQSCYFLSILEDGIRRPELMESRRQEAEEKLATIKQEFSSLVPDIVTEVRQGNPIQEILNAAFVNDITAIAVASRRASLLDWTIPSLTDNILNRSWFPLLFFSPKS
- a CDS encoding choice-of-anchor I family protein — translated: MTINNGVSLISKIGGFASSNGSEIPAFDPSTKRLFVVAGSVIEILDLTDPTNPTKLGDLALDFDGLPPGFSPAPNSVAVGKAGTPSAGIVAVSLAIRDDLNNQEAGQVQFFDTATGNFLGKVLVGFLPDMVAFSPDGTKVLTANEGEPNESYTVDPVGSVSIVDISNGFSNLVAQTATFDSFNTQKADLLAAGVRLFGQIFDENGNVVRNSTVAEDVEPEYIAFNGDGTKAWVTLQENNAVAVVDIASATVESILPLGFKDHSLPGNGLDASDRDGGINIQNWPIFGMYMPDSIASFTVGDQTYYITANEGDARNRPSDDDIFPSPFDGEGDIFLEEARIKDLILDPVAFPNAAELQADANLGRLTVTTKFGDIDGDGDFDQLYTYGSRSFSIWDSNGNLIYDSGDDFERIVAESIPDFFNASNNNNSFDNRSDNKGPEPEGVTVGTIDGRTYAFVGLERIGGVMVYEVTNPESPEFVQYVNPRDFTVDPESNLTDSGPEGLIFIDAADSPNGKPLLVVSNEVSQTTAIFEVNVPTPQPFTLQLFHAADQEGGVPALDDAPRFSAVLNALLQQDIDNDGIPGFANNLILSSGDAYIPGLFFGASQDVFGGAGRADILIQNELGFQAIAFGNHEFDLGTALIADLIGGDPADNFPGANFPYLSGNLDFTTDGNLSPLLTADGQESSTIPGKIAASTVITVNGEKIGIVGATTPTLRTIASPGDVGILPSPFGGTPTAEELDALAAIIQADVDALLLANPGLNKVVLLAHMQQISIEQELASRLSHVDIIVAGGSNARLVDENDRLRAGDTAQGIYPIIKTGADGNPVAVVNTDGNYKYVGRLVIDFDAEGVIIPESYDPLISGAYATDPQGVADLNAAGLVDQEIQAIVDQLREVIVAKESNVFGLSDVYLEGLRPAVRQQETNLGNLTADANLAIAKQTDPTALISLKNGGGIRDDIGRVVIPAGGTGMPERLPNEAVTDANGNVIKPEGGISETDIANALSFNNGLSLITVTAAELLALLEHGIAASDGTNQQGRFPQVSGIAFSFDLDRAPGNRILSLAIEDETGKDIDVLVKDGDLIGDPSRSFRMVTLGFLAGGGDGYPFPTGDSANRVDLNLPEDAPRTGFATFAPNGSEQDALAEYLAANFNTPATAFNQTDTTPVFDTRIQNLAFRVDTVIDALNPSNNDIKAVAQDGFFLVELPNGMEVSLKYEDQPLGADTFGNWQILEAETVAGINQVLWQNPDSNQFGLWNADANWNWISSETWATDSFNTLEAEVTFQIDLNNDLLLGDRLTNVETKGNVSLLEGIFGNYYAQTGDGLTTPLKYLGEAFDNDLGNWQALAAETVEGVNQVLWQNLDTNQIGVWNSSSDWNWLSSNVFAAGSPEAIAQANIFGVDLNGATVI